The following are from one region of the Streptomyces fradiae genome:
- a CDS encoding sensor histidine kinase, with amino-acid sequence MPALQALRPRLAPVALAVGFAVAGCLIGTFYHPAPWRPFGPGAYLLTLLIALPLALREKRAFGVLVVTGAGFAGYLLLGYQPSLNFWCPAVAFVSVCARERRGRVICGTVLLAVVIALSGVYGRLPWPVTVVQALIVPAVAGAVGLTQRRLAQRNAELRRLTLLLDEQQRQEARRAVLDERFRIARELHDTISQHMTIVTLQTGLAQYTFHSDPAAAHQALGIAATAGRETLDDLRRLLVVLRTYDLGGGGNGATSSAQGPSVSVDPSAPIPDDLLAGIDRILALAERLEAAGLRVVVHFSGARRPLHPGIELCAYRVVQESLTNVVKHSGARAADVAVAYLDQELRVTVLDEGAVDDAPGPLTSALGSGHGLIGMRERAKIWHGSLTAEARPGGGFQVRLRIPLEQNAAPRNDTFQNRDRDSGRP; translated from the coding sequence ATGCCCGCGCTGCAGGCCCTCCGCCCACGGTTGGCGCCGGTGGCCCTGGCCGTCGGTTTCGCCGTCGCCGGCTGCCTGATCGGCACCTTCTACCACCCGGCGCCGTGGCGGCCGTTCGGCCCGGGGGCGTACCTGCTCACCCTGCTGATCGCCCTGCCTCTCGCGCTCCGGGAGAAGCGGGCGTTCGGCGTGCTCGTGGTCACGGGGGCGGGATTCGCCGGATATCTGCTCCTGGGGTATCAGCCCTCGCTCAACTTCTGGTGTCCGGCGGTGGCGTTCGTCTCCGTCTGCGCCCGCGAGCGGCGCGGCCGGGTCATCTGCGGCACGGTGCTGCTGGCTGTGGTCATCGCCCTCAGCGGGGTGTACGGCCGGCTTCCCTGGCCCGTGACGGTCGTGCAGGCGCTGATCGTGCCCGCCGTGGCCGGCGCCGTCGGGCTCACCCAGCGCCGACTCGCCCAGCGCAACGCGGAGTTGCGGCGGCTCACCCTCCTGCTCGACGAGCAGCAGCGCCAGGAGGCCCGGCGGGCGGTGCTCGACGAGCGCTTCCGGATCGCGCGCGAGCTCCACGACACGATCTCGCAGCACATGACCATCGTCACCCTGCAGACCGGCCTCGCCCAGTACACCTTCCACTCCGATCCCGCCGCGGCCCACCAGGCGCTCGGCATCGCCGCCACCGCCGGACGCGAGACGCTGGACGACCTGCGCCGCCTCCTGGTCGTGCTCCGTACGTACGATCTCGGCGGAGGCGGCAACGGCGCGACGAGCAGCGCACAGGGCCCGTCCGTCTCCGTGGACCCGTCCGCGCCGATCCCCGACGACCTGCTCGCCGGCATCGACCGCATCCTCGCACTCGCCGAGCGCCTCGAAGCGGCCGGTCTGCGTGTCGTCGTGCACTTCTCCGGGGCACGACGCCCCCTGCACCCAGGGATCGAACTGTGCGCCTACCGCGTCGTCCAGGAGTCGCTCACCAACGTCGTCAAACACTCCGGGGCGCGTGCCGCCGACGTCGCCGTCGCCTATCTGGACCAGGAACTGCGCGTGACGGTTCTGGACGAGGGGGCGGTGGACGATGCCCCAGGGCCGCTCACGAGCGCCCTCGGATCCGGGCACGGCTTGATCGGAATGCGGGAACGGGCGAAGATTTGGCACGGCTCGCTGACCGCCGAAGCCCGCCCGGGGGGTGGATTCCAGGTACGCCTCCGCATCCCTCTGGAGCAGAACGCCGCTCCGCGGAACGACACCTTCCAGAATCGGGATCGGGACAGCGGCCGACCATGA
- a CDS encoding response regulator: MARILVVDDQHLIRAGIVTLLRTVDGLGPIVEASDGEEAVAAAREHRPDLILMDIYMPRLSGLAAAERILALGLDPAPRIVVLTTFDEDEFVYAALRAGCTGFLLKDMPPEQLLSAVNATLSADLLVAPARIRRLIQKHTVPDQQRQQTVRPGGDATSLLTGRESEVLGLVAQGLANEEIAERLCVSDSTVKTHLHRLMAKLNLRSRAQAVVFAYESGIARVGEGPALPGGRGGSGGSGGPGA, translated from the coding sequence GTGGCCCGCATCCTGGTGGTGGACGACCAGCACCTGATCCGTGCCGGCATCGTCACGCTGCTGCGCACGGTCGACGGGCTGGGCCCGATCGTGGAGGCCTCGGACGGCGAGGAGGCCGTCGCCGCGGCCCGCGAGCACCGCCCCGATCTCATCCTGATGGACATCTACATGCCCCGTCTCAGCGGACTCGCCGCCGCCGAGCGGATCCTCGCCCTCGGTCTCGACCCGGCTCCGCGGATCGTCGTCCTCACCACGTTCGACGAGGACGAGTTCGTCTACGCGGCCCTGCGCGCCGGCTGCACCGGCTTCCTGCTGAAGGACATGCCGCCCGAGCAGCTCCTCAGCGCCGTCAACGCGACCCTCTCCGCCGACCTCCTGGTCGCGCCGGCCCGCATCCGCCGCCTCATCCAGAAGCACACCGTCCCCGATCAGCAGCGTCAGCAGACGGTCCGGCCCGGGGGCGACGCGACGAGCCTGCTCACCGGACGCGAGAGCGAGGTGCTCGGCCTGGTCGCCCAGGGCCTGGCCAATGAGGAGATCGCCGAGCGCCTGTGCGTCAGCGATTCCACCGTCAAGACCCACCTCCACCGGCTCATGGCCAAGCTGAACCTCCGCAGCCGCGCCCAGGCGGTGGTGTTCGCGTACGAGTCGGGCATCGCGCGCGTCGGCGAAGGCCCCGCGCTGCCGGGCGGGCGGGGCGGGTCAGGCGGGTCGGGCGGGCCGGGCGCCTGA
- a CDS encoding serine hydrolase domain-containing protein produces the protein MPVPAPAAGIGRRAARRAVGTALVAGAVLTGLLATPVSADVPSPAAQGPHDKGPQGDGPHGGPHDKGLQRALADLVAAPGGPPGVIAVLTRDGDRRVYRAGAAELGTGRPPRTGDHMRIASAAKAFSGAVALSLVDRRALALDDTIGRRLPHLPAAWHKVTLRQLLQHTSGLPDFSRSQAFQDIVRADPRHHFDSRRLLDFVADQDLAFKPGSRYGYSNSDNIAVALMSEQVTGRPYESLLRELVYRPLGLHQTSLPQGYRLPRPYLHGYDTTPGEAPEDVSEAISASGAWASGGIVSTPRDLSAFIGGYAGPTLLSPATRHAQQDFLPGGASEPAGPGSNAAGLALFRYTTRCGTVFGHTGNTPGYTQFAAATRDGRRTITVSVTSQLTLDPALLARLRATEEKFVCALLDDGRR, from the coding sequence GTGCCCGTACCCGCCCCCGCAGCCGGCATCGGCCGGCGCGCTGCCCGGCGTGCCGTCGGCACGGCCCTTGTGGCCGGGGCCGTGCTGACCGGACTGCTGGCGACCCCGGTCTCCGCCGACGTACCGTCACCCGCCGCCCAGGGCCCTCACGACAAGGGCCCTCAGGGCGACGGCCCGCACGGTGGTCCTCATGACAAGGGTCTGCAGCGCGCCCTGGCCGACCTGGTGGCCGCGCCGGGCGGTCCGCCTGGCGTGATCGCCGTGCTCACCCGGGACGGTGATCGGCGGGTCTACCGGGCCGGTGCGGCGGAGCTGGGCACCGGACGCCCGCCCAGGACCGGCGACCACATGCGGATCGCGAGTGCGGCCAAGGCCTTCAGCGGAGCGGTGGCGCTCAGCCTCGTGGACCGACGGGCCCTCGCCCTCGACGACACGATCGGCAGACGACTGCCCCACCTCCCCGCCGCCTGGCACAAGGTGACGCTGCGACAGCTCCTGCAGCACACCAGCGGCCTGCCCGACTTCAGCCGGAGCCAGGCGTTCCAGGACATCGTCCGCGCCGACCCCCGCCACCACTTCGACTCCCGCCGGCTGCTGGACTTCGTCGCCGACCAGGACCTGGCCTTCAAGCCCGGCAGCCGCTACGGCTACTCGAACTCCGACAACATCGCCGTCGCGTTGATGTCCGAACAGGTCACCGGGCGCCCGTACGAGTCGCTGCTGCGCGAGCTGGTGTACCGGCCGCTCGGCCTTCACCAGACCAGCCTGCCGCAGGGCTACCGGCTGCCCCGCCCCTACCTGCACGGCTACGACACGACCCCCGGCGAGGCACCGGAGGACGTCAGCGAGGCGATCAGCGCGTCCGGCGCGTGGGCCTCGGGCGGCATCGTCTCCACACCTCGCGACCTCTCCGCCTTCATCGGCGGCTATGCCGGCCCGACGCTGCTGAGCCCGGCCACCCGCCATGCCCAGCAGGACTTCCTGCCAGGCGGCGCCTCCGAACCCGCCGGTCCGGGCAGCAACGCGGCCGGGCTCGCGCTGTTCCGCTACACCACCCGCTGCGGCACCGTCTTCGGCCACACCGGCAACACCCCCGGCTACACCCAGTTCGCCGCCGCCACCCGGGACGGCCGCCGCACGATCACCGTCTCCGTGACCAGCCAGCTCACGCTCGACCCGGCCCTGCTCGCCCGACTGCGGGCCACCGAGGAGAAGTTCGTCTGCGCCTTGCTGGACGACGGACGCCGGTGA
- a CDS encoding DUF5954 family protein: MSHKGAGPAGWPVVVRVPVEPVEAAVEADARDAAMNSNVLAVRGPLFGVMAQGEADGRCWRVVVEVTHGGPQEARDGLNSLLWFRAKDDTEDRTERRALLAAVARLETERVDELTVLGTRYRVVRADEYTGMDAHGDVEPPRPTDPEPLTPDWDRRRHSPRIDEGLVLGPDTPVSPVQAAERLSLRSFVYTGTRFPARVRRDSERAVESHPDVLLMPALFRIMERSGDEPWSTGSGLHATAHDARRTLDFSLVWWEPRARGLIPRDVLGDLHKPVDARTLVAEGTDPAVEELAVLAEAADRVRAERLNEIEVNGTVSRIGRIRRLLRWGPDGPEGPRPSDLDSQDPCRLHPLLDEDGVIHYEDSEEEDEDAAP, translated from the coding sequence ATGAGCCATAAGGGTGCGGGGCCGGCCGGATGGCCGGTGGTGGTGAGGGTTCCTGTGGAGCCGGTGGAGGCCGCGGTCGAGGCCGATGCCCGTGACGCGGCGATGAACAGCAACGTTCTGGCGGTGCGGGGCCCGCTGTTCGGGGTGATGGCGCAGGGCGAGGCCGACGGGCGGTGCTGGCGGGTGGTCGTCGAGGTCACCCATGGCGGCCCGCAGGAGGCCCGTGACGGGCTGAACTCCCTGCTGTGGTTCCGGGCGAAGGACGACACCGAGGACAGAACGGAGCGGCGCGCGCTGCTCGCGGCGGTCGCCCGGCTGGAGACGGAGCGCGTCGACGAACTCACCGTGCTCGGCACCCGCTACCGCGTGGTGAGGGCCGACGAGTACACGGGCATGGACGCGCACGGCGACGTCGAACCGCCACGGCCCACCGACCCCGAACCCCTCACCCCCGACTGGGACCGCCGCAGGCACAGCCCGCGCATCGACGAAGGCCTGGTGCTGGGCCCGGACACGCCCGTCTCCCCTGTCCAGGCGGCCGAGCGGCTGTCACTGCGCTCCTTCGTCTACACCGGGACCAGGTTCCCCGCCCGTGTGCGGCGCGACTCCGAGCGGGCCGTGGAGAGCCACCCCGACGTCCTGCTCATGCCCGCTCTGTTCAGGATCATGGAGCGGTCCGGCGACGAGCCGTGGTCCACCGGCAGCGGCCTGCACGCCACCGCCCACGACGCGCGCCGGACCCTGGACTTCTCCCTGGTCTGGTGGGAGCCACGCGCACGCGGCCTGATCCCGCGGGACGTCCTGGGCGACCTTCACAAGCCGGTCGACGCCCGTACCCTCGTCGCCGAGGGCACCGACCCGGCGGTCGAGGAACTCGCGGTGCTCGCCGAGGCGGCGGACCGCGTCCGTGCGGAACGACTCAACGAGATCGAGGTGAACGGCACCGTCTCCCGGATCGGCCGCATCCGCCGCCTGCTGCGCTGGGGCCCCGACGGACCGGAAGGCCCGCGCCCGTCCGACCTCGACAGCCAGGATCCGTGCCGGCTCCACCCGCTGCTCGACGAGGACGGCGTGATCCATTACGAGGACTCCGAGGAGGAGGACGAGGACGCGGCCCCGTAG
- a CDS encoding protein kinase: protein MTGANGADLVGEVLGGRYRVTAMIGRGGMGVVARATDQLLNREVAVKVLRAYNDASPADLADLRVRMQREAQAAARIRHTGVVTVHDVVEERGLPVIVMELVDGPSLDDVLAERGALDPREAAAIGASLMDALDAAHRAGVLHRDVKPGNVLLEQGGRVVLTDFGIASMDPSGDEALAKLTQSGQIVGSLDYLPPERAQGQVPGAPSDIWALGMTLYAAVEGASAFRRTSVWETLAAIVGEPLPEPRRAGPLTPVLRALMAKDPQQRPDAAQAREMLAAVAAGGVPNLAAAPVQAPAPSPAPAPSPAPVQAPTLAQGQAPAPGPGPTPGAAPQPFTPPGFGPAVAAPFASPAPGAYAPPPPPGMAQPGMGQPGMAQPGMGQPGMPAPGTPAVSRSRSETRATADRARHRRTRTVVAVAAATVLTCGGVAYALMDMRGDEDAAGPNTALPTASTSAGAGVSDPGGATDGPTAPGDLTSISPGGTPAGTPSEKPEDRETEPTRPPSGGGDKPSGSPSATPKATSSATVKEPTPVSTACTGWAHTNRSSGVGHASQNTHLYTGPYAECSYVTVLKSGTKVSYECYVSNAHANKWIYARITGTDTEGWVFGDKSTLDSGSLARC, encoded by the coding sequence GTGACGGGGGCGAACGGCGCGGACCTGGTCGGCGAGGTTCTGGGCGGGCGGTACCGGGTGACCGCGATGATCGGCCGCGGCGGCATGGGCGTGGTCGCCCGGGCGACGGACCAGTTGCTGAACCGCGAGGTCGCCGTCAAGGTGCTGCGGGCCTACAACGACGCCTCTCCGGCCGACCTGGCCGATCTGCGGGTCCGGATGCAGCGGGAGGCCCAGGCGGCCGCCCGTATCCGGCACACGGGCGTGGTCACCGTGCACGACGTGGTCGAGGAGCGCGGGCTGCCGGTCATCGTCATGGAGCTGGTCGACGGGCCCTCCCTCGACGACGTGCTGGCGGAGCGCGGCGCGCTGGACCCGCGCGAAGCGGCCGCGATCGGCGCCAGCCTGATGGACGCGCTCGACGCGGCACACCGGGCCGGGGTCCTCCACCGGGACGTCAAGCCCGGCAACGTCCTCCTCGAGCAGGGCGGCCGAGTCGTGCTCACGGACTTCGGCATCGCCAGCATGGACCCCTCCGGCGACGAGGCCCTGGCCAAGCTGACCCAGAGCGGCCAGATCGTCGGCTCGCTCGACTATCTGCCGCCGGAGCGCGCGCAGGGGCAGGTACCGGGTGCCCCGTCGGACATCTGGGCGCTCGGCATGACGCTGTACGCGGCCGTGGAGGGCGCTTCGGCCTTCCGCCGTACGTCGGTGTGGGAGACGCTGGCGGCCATCGTCGGGGAACCGCTGCCGGAGCCCCGGCGTGCCGGGCCGCTCACCCCGGTGCTGCGGGCGCTGATGGCCAAGGACCCGCAGCAGCGGCCCGATGCCGCGCAGGCGCGCGAGATGCTGGCGGCGGTCGCCGCGGGCGGCGTGCCGAACCTCGCGGCGGCGCCCGTACAGGCGCCTGCTCCTTCACCTGCGCCTGCGCCTTCACCCGCGCCCGTACAGGCACCGACCCTGGCGCAGGGGCAGGCTCCCGCCCCCGGACCGGGCCCGACGCCCGGCGCGGCGCCGCAGCCGTTCACGCCGCCGGGCTTCGGTCCCGCCGTCGCCGCGCCCTTCGCCTCGCCCGCCCCCGGCGCGTACGCTCCGCCCCCGCCGCCGGGCATGGCGCAGCCGGGCATGGGACAGCCCGGCATGGCGCAGCCGGGCATGGGACAGCCGGGAATGCCGGCGCCCGGCACGCCCGCCGTTTCCCGCAGCCGTTCCGAGACCCGCGCCACGGCGGACCGCGCACGCCACCGCCGCACCCGTACCGTCGTCGCGGTGGCGGCCGCCACCGTTCTCACCTGCGGCGGAGTCGCCTACGCACTCATGGACATGCGGGGCGACGAGGACGCCGCAGGGCCGAACACGGCGCTCCCCACGGCGAGCACCTCCGCCGGCGCGGGCGTGTCCGATCCGGGTGGCGCGACCGACGGGCCGACCGCCCCGGGCGACCTGACCTCCATCAGCCCCGGCGGGACGCCGGCCGGCACCCCCTCGGAGAAGCCCGAGGACCGGGAGACGGAACCCACCCGGCCGCCGAGCGGGGGAGGCGACAAGCCGTCCGGGAGCCCGTCCGCCACTCCGAAGGCCACGTCCAGTGCCACGGTGAAGGAGCCCACCCCGGTGTCGACGGCGTGCACCGGCTGGGCCCACACGAACCGCAGCAGCGGCGTGGGCCACGCGTCCCAGAACACCCACCTCTACACCGGCCCGTACGCGGAATGCTCCTATGTGACCGTGCTGAAGTCCGGCACCAAGGTCTCCTACGAGTGCTACGTCTCCAACGCCCATGCCAACAAGTGGATCTACGCCCGCATCACGGGCACGGACACGGAGGGCTGGGTCTTCGGCGACAAGTCGACCCTGGACAGCGGCTCGCTCGCCCGGTGCTAG
- a CDS encoding DEAD/DEAH box helicase, translating to MNRSARTGDLTGTADDIGIAGDTGTGGDIGIGGRAGAPPLPAEQRFDAMGLPEAVLATLADQGLTTPFPIQSATLPSALAGRDVLGRGRTGSGKTLAFGLALLARTAGRRADAKKPLALVLVPTRELAQQVSEALAPYAGALRLRVATVVGGLQSGRQASELRAGAEVLVATPGRLRDLVQRRDCRLDQVEITVLDEADQMADMGFLPQVTELLDLVKPGGQRMLFSATLDQDVEQLVRRYLRDPVTHAADLAEETGSAAEHHVLQVQGAEKFATATEIAAREGRVIMFLDTKAAVDRFTRHLVGSGVRAAALHGGKSQPQRTDTLERFRTGAINVLVATNVAARGIHVDDLELVVNVDPPTDPKDYLHRSGRTARAGASGSVVTLALPDQRRDLALLLAEAGIRPRITKVRPGDAELRRITGAKAPAGAPDGGTAASADRDGRRGAAFRGIGTVPGKAGRTRNESRKSAEARRTAEARKAARVRRGK from the coding sequence ATGAACCGCTCGGCCCGTACGGGAGACCTCACCGGCACCGCCGACGACATCGGCATCGCCGGCGACACCGGTACCGGCGGCGACATCGGTATCGGCGGCCGCGCCGGCGCCCCGCCGCTCCCGGCCGAGCAGCGCTTCGACGCGATGGGGCTGCCCGAGGCGGTCCTGGCGACGCTCGCCGATCAGGGGCTCACCACCCCCTTCCCCATCCAGTCGGCCACCCTGCCCAGTGCCCTCGCGGGCCGCGACGTCCTCGGCCGGGGGCGTACGGGGTCGGGCAAGACGCTCGCCTTCGGGCTCGCGCTGCTCGCCCGCACGGCCGGCCGGCGCGCCGATGCCAAGAAGCCGCTCGCGCTGGTCCTCGTACCGACGCGTGAGCTGGCTCAGCAGGTGAGCGAGGCGCTCGCGCCGTACGCCGGGGCCCTGCGGCTGCGCGTCGCCACCGTCGTCGGCGGTCTGCAGTCGGGCCGGCAGGCGAGCGAGCTGCGGGCCGGGGCCGAGGTCCTCGTCGCCACGCCGGGACGTCTCCGGGACCTCGTCCAGCGCCGGGACTGCCGTCTCGACCAGGTGGAGATCACGGTCCTCGACGAGGCCGATCAGATGGCCGACATGGGCTTCCTGCCCCAGGTGACCGAGCTGCTCGACCTGGTGAAGCCCGGCGGGCAGCGGATGCTGTTCTCGGCCACGCTGGACCAGGACGTCGAGCAGCTTGTCCGGCGGTACCTGCGGGATCCGGTGACCCACGCGGCCGATCTCGCCGAGGAGACCGGCTCCGCGGCCGAGCACCATGTGCTCCAGGTCCAGGGTGCCGAGAAGTTCGCCACCGCCACGGAGATCGCCGCCCGCGAAGGCCGCGTGATCATGTTCCTGGACACCAAGGCCGCCGTCGACCGGTTCACCCGGCACCTCGTCGGCAGCGGGGTGCGGGCGGCCGCGCTGCACGGCGGTAAGTCCCAGCCGCAGCGCACCGACACCCTGGAGCGGTTCAGGACCGGGGCGATCAACGTCCTGGTGGCGACGAACGTCGCCGCCCGCGGCATCCACGTCGACGACCTCGAACTCGTGGTGAACGTCGACCCGCCGACCGATCCCAAGGACTACCTCCACCGCAGCGGCCGTACGGCGCGGGCCGGGGCGTCCGGAAGCGTCGTCACCCTGGCCCTGCCCGATCAGCGCCGTGACCTGGCTCTTCTCCTCGCGGAGGCGGGCATCCGGCCCCGGATCACCAAGGTCCGTCCGGGCGACGCCGAGCTGCGCCGCATCACCGGGGCCAAGGCGCCCGCGGGCGCACCCGACGGCGGCACGGCCGCCTCCGCGGACCGCGACGGGCGGCGCGGCGCGGCCTTCCGGGGCATCGGCACCGTCCCGGGCAAGGCGGGCCGCACCAGGAACGAGTCCCGCAAGTCCGCCGAGGCGCGGCGTACGGCCGAGGCCCGCAAGGCGGCCCGGGTGCGGCGCGGCAAGTAG
- a CDS encoding DUF4132 domain-containing protein, giving the protein MAWLAAGEGYEITLEDGRVVARRAGGRQLKTVPKALRDSPEVDRLKQLAEWLDRHAASCVAQVDAWMVSSLPVPTELIARVWPDEAWQAALRDMAVVGDDPDEVGFLRDVTADGELKVVDLDGETVRLSPRAVTLPHPVLLPDLDDVRDFAADLGITQKVEQIHRATWARQEGTNGTGAGRPESATEVRDYAGGKFASRFGLAARATSLGYRVSGGYATCKVRDGGRSTEASVWIGEPYWDGESETGGLSWHDEDGRAVRLTEVGPVAWSEGMRMAAALYAGRTIEEGGDA; this is encoded by the coding sequence ATGGCGTGGCTGGCAGCGGGTGAGGGGTACGAGATCACCCTCGAGGACGGGCGTGTGGTGGCACGGCGCGCCGGGGGACGGCAGTTGAAGACGGTGCCGAAGGCATTGCGCGACAGTCCCGAGGTCGACCGGCTGAAGCAGCTGGCCGAGTGGCTGGACCGGCACGCGGCCTCGTGCGTGGCCCAGGTGGACGCCTGGATGGTGTCGTCGCTCCCGGTGCCGACCGAGCTGATCGCGCGGGTGTGGCCGGACGAGGCGTGGCAGGCGGCGCTGCGTGACATGGCGGTGGTGGGCGACGACCCGGACGAGGTCGGCTTCCTGCGGGACGTCACGGCCGACGGGGAGCTGAAGGTCGTCGACCTCGACGGCGAGACGGTCCGCCTCTCGCCCCGTGCGGTGACGCTTCCCCACCCCGTGCTCCTGCCGGACCTGGACGACGTACGGGACTTCGCGGCCGACCTCGGCATCACCCAGAAGGTGGAGCAGATCCACCGGGCGACCTGGGCCAGGCAGGAGGGGACGAACGGGACGGGGGCCGGTCGTCCGGAGTCGGCGACGGAGGTACGGGACTACGCGGGCGGGAAGTTCGCCTCGCGGTTCGGTCTCGCGGCGCGCGCGACGAGCCTGGGCTATCGGGTGTCCGGTGGCTACGCCACCTGCAAGGTGCGGGACGGGGGTCGCAGCACGGAGGCGTCGGTGTGGATCGGCGAGCCGTACTGGGACGGGGAGTCGGAGACCGGCGGCCTGAGCTGGCACGACGAGGACGGCCGCGCGGTGCGGCTGACGGAGGTCGGACCGGTGGCCTGGTCCGAGGGGATGCGCATGGCCGCTGCGCTGTACGCCGGCCGCACGATCGAAGAGGGTGGGGACGCGTGA